The sequence below is a genomic window from Corythoichthys intestinalis isolate RoL2023-P3 chromosome 17, ASM3026506v1, whole genome shotgun sequence.
gtcggcactggtcgagatcatcagccaaaatttccagcctcttgatgCGAACCTCTCTCTCttcgaccgcctgcttgagtttctcgttttcagcgcgaagTAAATgcagctctctgacgatttcttgattctggttttgaatcaagccagtcaaggagacctccaacgtctgtatggaggattttatttcatccaagtctccaggtttcaaattctttggagccatactgggagtcgagcttgctggccctgagcgcttatcggttaagataagatTCTCTTTGGATTGTTgtgttaactgtgtgagaatagggccttggtaatacagattgaagcacttttcttcttggtgacatttttttagagATATGAGTATtagttttgttgtattttcactatatgatacttacatgttttgtgaaagagttgccaaagcttatgccaataaacggtgcgGTCTGAGCAACGAatctgaatgcctgtgtccactctttCTTTCTCCCACTGTGAATTAAAGAAACTacagcgtcagtcaagggaaacgcactcattggcttgatccctaactaaaactctccattgacaccttgtggcgtatttaaattactaccttacataattagagtgacactttttttttttttttttaaagagtgatAGCTGGAATTCTGGCAGcgtggccctgtgacgtcaacaacaatggcgacctactggttaaaataattttacaaattgtataaaaacgaaaatatccagaggggtttcaatatcaaattataataacttgtactaacatttatcttttaagaactacaagtctttctatccatggatcccttgaaTTTCCCCTTTAATAACTGGTTGAAACACATTTGGCAGCAAAAACCTAAAAACGTTTCTGTAGTTGCAGAGGTTGTCTGAGGTTATATCACAGCATCTAAATCAGCTTGAGGTTACTTTACACCCCTGGTTATGTTAGTGTTTACATATTATGCTCTCCAAAATAcgaaaaacaaaagtgtttgtgTGGTGTTAGCTTAAGAACTCCATGTAGTCCAACGATTGTAATGACCATTTCTGCAGAAATTTAAAAATCGCTAAAGCAATTACATAATACCGTATTTCTTCCCACTGACCATTATACATTCAATAACAACGTAACAGTTAGCCTAGCTTCAagcatttatatactgtataagccAATTCAaagaaatgataaataaaactgCCAATAAAAGTGAAGAATTGAGATACTGGAAGAATTACAGCTGATTTGTTTTATCTAGTTTGTGCAAGAATACTGTTATATATGTGAGCACTGACTACACAAAGTATTGATGTGTGTATCCATGCGAGTGAGTATCCTCAGTAACTTCTCAATCTCTTGTAGGACAGATCAACAAATGTGTCTTTTGACCTCTTTTCTACCAGGAGGGTGCAGTGTTGGCCAGTCGTCTCATACGTCTACAAAAACAGAAATTATTCTCATCACCTCAAATACTGTAGATATGTGGAAGTTTCAGAATAATGATCAATACTGTAGATATTTTTAAGTGACTCACCTCGTGTTCCTGTCTTGATCTCTGATCTTTTTCTCCATTTCAGCATCTGTTAGTGTCTCCAACAGTGGACACCACTGGTCTGCATCACCTGTGTTACGAATGGCAATCTCTACTGTTGGGAGTGGGTTCTCACTGCAAGCAAaaagaattagtgctgcaactattaatcgattaactcgagtaatttgactagaaaaaaaaaaaaacggattacATTTTGCGtattttgagtattcgtttaaataaagtggcatcgtaatggtttgttttgaaagtgtttgcatttggttttattgatttgggtggatacactgccctctagtggaaacagtgaatataactcaattcacatggctgaatctagctgctcactgttaagaccaacataagctgagtttttgtttgagctaatgtttttttaacgcattcgtaatttagttgataggtttatttagctgttttttatgggaatttgtgtttgaaccatttggtaAGAgcactgaatttaaaaaaaaaaaacaatagcattttattgcatttaagctagcagtttTTTGCAAtctaagttagtcaattgttcttttgttgtacttagatcctttttttaaattttttatattgtttaaggctcagctcaggtattttaatttttttatgttacttatcagattactcgaactaactagttattattatttttttaaagtatctatttatttatagttatttattaactgttaaaataatcggtagctgcagccctaaaaagaATACATCCAAAGtcactttaaagggatccatggatagaaagaattgtaattcttaaaagataaacattattatgagttaaaacaatTTGACATTAAATCCTTCTTggtgttttcgttttcatacaatttgtaaaattagtttagctAGTCGGTCGCCACTGTCGTTGACGTCGTAGAGCGGTGACATCACTggcttacgctgccgggcttccagagtatgactccagcaaaataaacatgtcatctattCAACCCTTTCAGTTTGAACCTGATAGGAACATTAATGTGCATGAcatcactgtcgatatttcacaaaatgagcagcaaacgcaaaatgaacaggaaagacgggatgagacgagacgagaatacgacaaaaccggtgttctgccaaaatgtgccgcaccggcgaaacgtcctacaagaggcgaatttgaaacccaaagtactacctttcagcttgttttgtttagatgcatacagatagaacatactaaagatgccttaagaaaatacttaaacgtagtactaTCAaacaagggtggtttaaatatgctaggtgactaatgtggtcaacagatcaacaatctgctaccACAGGagaaaacaatgcttaaaagtatgagaagagaaacgcatgcaaaaagtattttgaggcaatgtaaaagtaataaaagacttaataaaaacacaaatagtaagtactcggcgCTTTTAACAGATGTTTGCATGAGTTGGACGTCTCGTCGCGCAGGGAGGGAATTGCAGTACACCGGTAGTGTTTGTCTCGTGACAGTGGCAAACAACATCataaccccgagcgtccattgcgcacataaaacatgtcgccctccgtaggtcaaaacatgtactaaatattagagatttttaaatcaatggcaaaattttatgtgtttctaataacatattttagtaaaagagaacaattgtgacttattagagcctacaagtctttaagcccAAGGTTCCATTTAATAACAATTGTGGAAATGTCGTACTGGAAATATCAGCAGTACCTgtaccaacacaaaaaaaacacttttcttgtCACGCATAGACAATAAACGGTCATCTTACAAGCCACTGtcctataaataaataaactgcaATCAAAACTGAAAGCACTTGCGCGGGTTACCTAAAGGCGTATGTTCTCTGATGCCAGCTCAGTTGTCCTCGAATGCTGTAGGCAATAGTGGTCACAAATTCACCCCCGAGACCTAGTTCAGAGCACAACTTCAGTGCAAAGGACTCAGGGGAGTTCTCATGTTCCGACATGTCCCATTCAAACTGGTCCACGAGAGAGATGTTTCCCACATGGATGTTGagctacgttgaaaaaaaaaaaaaaaacaggcagaccTCTCAATAAAAATGTTTGACGTACATAAATCAGTTAAAGAGCCTTTCCAAGAAGACAAATGATCAAAGCACAGAACACTAAGACCTGAAATGTATCCCAACCTCAAccacgtttatttatttattttgggtcatatGCTAGTCTGTAATTAATAAAATCTTGATAAggcaagtaaaataaaaacagattaTGAGGTGAAGTATGCAAGGTCCTTTTACGGTTTgaaactagagttgtccgatattatcgggtaaCCAATTTCaccagccctgcaagcaggactcaacTGGCCCTCGGGAGTCCTGTGTCAATTTTTCTAATTTCTTTTCggcgtttttttggggggggtcattaggtttttttcccttcctGGAAGAGTCGGTCTCGTaaaaaaggccatttcctgtttccagcagggggcgccaggcctaatgggtgttatttcaatgaagtcgaattcaggctgggatacatcacgtacatgccaaatatgaaaaagattgaacgttttatgggggagttattagtcattttctgaatatggtgttttgtcaaaaaaaatgtccgactATGGCACGATGAAAAATACATCGTATCTTTTTTTCTCCTACAGATGAAGTAGCAGAGTGTAAAGCAACAGCCTTAATGAGTCAAAGCAGTTCTTCGCTGCTGTCAACAGATGAACCAATTTATCCATAATATCTTTCCTTGAAaagtacatagtattttttttctcccacagaagaagtagcagagtgtgaaccctaagccctaaccctaaaccctaaccccaacaataaaaaaataaataaaaaaaaacctccctcacaggtcaggcccgtgaatgaaaactcaccattttgatatgtgcAATTTTTAGTGAGTTTTCAAGCATGTTAAGAACTTTtacattggccattttcatttgccctgaagaagccctaaccctaaTCCCCAAATAAACCCGACAAATACACCCACCTTGATAATGACTCTTTGGTCTGCCTGCTCTTCTAAAATGCTGTCAGTAGGGTATGACTCAATTTGTTGACGTATGGCAGAGGTAATGGCAGGGACAAAGGCCAGTGGATTCAGGTCTAAGTCATCACACAGAATTTCTGCAAACATCTCTGGGGTCATCAGCTTTTCTGTTGAGGAATTGCATCAAAGTTCACAAGAACgaaaacacacacgcaaaaaaaaaaaaacattaccgaCATTATGAGCTGTACCATTCATGTTCCATGTGAAAGCATCCCGGAGTTTTTGCCCATCTATCTCCATGTCAAGGCGAACTGGGACCAGCACCTCCACTTGTGCAGCATTCTCATGAATCACAGCAGGATCGTGATCATCAAAGCTAGGGGAGAAACAGCATTTCAGCCAAAATTTTACGTACAGTGTCATAGAGTTAAGATAAGTCATTACTGCTCTAAATGCAATATGAATATCACTTGTTTTAGTGTATTTTGGGATGGAGCAATGCCTGTTTTTAGTTACTAATGGAGACCAGGGACAATTGTAAcattttcacatttctgtccctAACTAGGCTCTTTTAAACTAAGACAGTAGttgttaaccttgctaaaggtacctgtTGGGTCTAAAACATCTTCAATTTAGCTGTTGACCCAGAGCGAAGTGACAAAAGCAGGACACAAGGAGGCAGGAGACAGAGAGTAGACTTTTACCAAACTGCAGTTttggggatatttacaccaaaatatatttgccggtaaaatttgacttgacaGCGACATCGTAAGACCtgtctaagaccaaatgaaccaccatgaagctttaaaccaattagctgcaaagcttcattgctttaagaagcttcatttggccatcactactcccttggaggagacagtcaacctctgctgctacctgctgtcaaccctgttgtcatccaacatgcctcctagcatgcattgcagcgctaaagatgtaaataaaattcaaaattcatttttctgtgctaattatttcttcaattaatgttacagttgtttcattaattgctagctatggtatttggtaacactttatttgacagtagtgccataaaactgtaataagaccatcataatgatgacacaacactgccatgagcagtaatgaatgcttacaacagatgtcatttttttgtcatccggcaaattatttcactttggaatggatgtaaaagatccgacctggacataaatgaagttagtgacataatttgctggatgatacttaatgagtaatgacatctgtcataagtattcataaatgcccatgatagcatcatgtcatatttatgacggtctcatgacagtcttatgacaccaccgtCGATTAAAGTGTTACCTCTTaatcaaaataaatcaacaaataaaccacgcaggactataagccgcgggattcaaattaaggaaaaaaagtagctgcttatagtccgaaaattacggtattcttattattatagagtcttaattctgaagtatgtgggattacctcatttatatgacgaacatgacgtacttttattttgaaatgttcaccggaagtacgttcactAATCCGCTAACCGTaaactttacactccgcaaaaaaaggttttattgtttttcctttttttttgtttgcaaatgctgttaaccagcgatttttcatttttgaagtgTCAGCGTTTTACCGCAAGTtttcgttttggagaagacggcCAATGTTttgtagcaggctaaagtagattgtctttttttccccccattagcctcaatgtagcaatgctaacgtttacattgTTTAATATAgacgtgtttccttattttgtatgtctgaacttttaattctacggcgtgttgatgaccaataaacatctgtgaaaggagcttctgtctcatatgccatcagcatgcacgcacaaatgtatgcacgcgcgCGGCGATAAAACGCACCCATGAAAATTACCGCACTCATTTTTGTTTACCGtgtgataaatggactcattgcatatcgcgacaggtttAGAAACTTCAATAAAATATGTCGTTAGTTACTTAGATGGACTTAgaatctgccagcttgtaattatctcctgtcatcttccaaaattacaactgggtgacggcgctttaggtgttcattcacggccgacgtgcagtcaagcttggcattgaagggacaggacacaacagtgtacactcctttgttttgttaaaataagtcgatgttttggccactctggtgcgcttttttggcttatgccgctttccctgcttccataccaagcgtccgacatttttaaaaaaatctcccgaccccccccaacTCTTAAAAATGttgtcctcggatctacacaattcacgtaggtcaccttttttacttcaaaacggcgaatttcactGAAAAGTTTTACCCAAGAAACATTTGAAAGAATGACTTCCTCATACCACAGTGGGAAGGTCCTCTTTTTGTCCCGACCCATGCGATTGCGGTTGATGGTAGTGGAACAAGGCACTGCATCTAAATGGTGGGAGCTGTTGGGAAGTGTTGGGACCCATTGACTGCTTCTTTTGGCTTTCTGCTCCCTTAGAAAGGACAAAAAAGGTTTCAGCTGATCATATCCTTACCATTTCAATGCTACACAgtattgttttcgtcaacgatgacgatcaagaaaatatttcgtcaatgaacaaTTTCTTTATGACAATGACATGACGATGGCAAGCAGAAAATTTGTCTTGGgtcactaaaacataacaagatggGTGCCAGTTTTGGTCTGACGAGACaaaaacgagatgaaaatttgccatagtttctgtcataagttgacaatgtgtgacattttcttattgtttgtgtagttagcacacatTGTAGCAGTGTTCGGTCGTGTGTGCTCACCGGCCGGTGAGTCAGCGTGTGTCCATTCCAGGCTGTTTTTGTGAAACACAAGTGTTAGGTGcttcttggtaagttttgttttcttatcttgattagatatgccatgttgctttacctttaaaggtctgtgctgagtaatcatcacacacaaaatgcaacttgtagcgttagcatagcgttcgcattaGTATTAgcatttacatacagttcgtggcgtccaagtgagtttaattaattgaaaataatgtactgtattcCTTCCAAGTGTGTTATCATCACAATGATGGTTATATCCGctacaattatgtgcttgtctgtcaatgttcattcaaaattattgGTAACCTTTTATTTATCGATTTAATcatggattaaaaatttttaagtttacagacgaaaacattttgagtagttGTCGACTAAATTAGAAGAAATTtgtttgagttttcgttgagtaaaactagacaaagatgaacacattttgaaatgactaaaatatgactaataagtatttttttccaaaatactaagacgaaaattaaaagggctgccaaaaacaataccTACACAGAGGACAAAACCATGAAAGAAATATATATCAAGTAAATATTGTCAATATTTTGCATGAGCAACTTTGAAGTAAGAAATACCTGAGGTATGCCGGTGGCTCCGTGCTGATTGACACTGCTTTGTATTTGTCATCATTACCTTCAAAGATCTCCTCACACTCAGATGCCTTCAGCAGAGTAACACTAGTGGCTAAAATTTGGGGGAAGAGGAAAAtatgttgttgctttttttgcCCAGAAGAACTTCCAATatctaaaaacatttttgttacaGTTTGGAATATAACAGACTGGTCTTGAGATGCATTGAACCAATAGTCAATAAGATTTATTTTAGCTGTATAACATGGAAATAGTAATTTACATTGTGTATACGCAATCATAAAGAGAGCGAAACTGCTAACGAGATTAAATTCTGATGATGCGACAATCACCATGTGATGATGCTACTATTTTCTTCCTCTCCTCCACTGAAGCAAGCCTCCTCCATAAAGACGGATATCGTTTGTACAAGGAGCCTCTAAACATACGCAGATAGTTTCCAACCTGAAAAAATACAAAGGATGGGATTTGACCAAGACCTCGTGATGATGCTTTAAATCCTTTGCATGAGGCAGAGCTTCATTCCGAACCGACAGGGTCAATTGACTGACCTGAACCAAAGGGAATATGTTTATTACTGAAAACAAAAAGTTAAGGCAGCCTGTAcaaaaaaactgttttcatgAAGTAAATTCCATAGGATCTTGACTTCAGGCAGTCATAGACTGCAAATTGTTTGTAGTCAATAAaaaccaagggtgtaggtttgcatagggaccgtggggacataacactaccaacttttcaggacactcaaattgtccccaccaacttttaagcaaccttatttgcattacataatgAATTCAGTTATACAAGTCATTTAGATGGTCTTTCTAGGTTTTAAGGATAGAATATACACTACCATtaataagtgaattactttcattatgttcataattacattgaccccttttcacttgctgaatgtgccagtccattttttccccctcaaacacacgtttgattggctgatgacttaacccTCTCCCCACCCTCACACACGCaatcacagcccgacagaaattcaacatgccgcctcctc
It includes:
- the LOC130905513 gene encoding SWI/SNF-related matrix-associated actin-dependent regulator of chromatin subfamily B member 1-like isoform X3 — translated: MFRGSLYKRYPSLWRRLASVEERKKIVASSHATSVTLLKASECEEIFEGNDDKYKAVSISTEPPAYLREQKAKRSSQWVPTLPNSSHHLDAVPCSTTINRNRMGRDKKRTFPLCFDDHDPAVIHENAAQVEVLVPVRLDMEIDGQKLRDAFTWNMNEKLMTPEMFAEILCDDLDLNPLAFVPAITSAIRQQIESYPTDSILEEQADQRVIIKLNIHVGNISLVDQFEWDMSEHENSPESFALKLCSELGLGGEFVTTIAYSIRGQLSWHQRTYAFSENPLPTVEIAIRNTGDADQWCPLLETLTDAEMEKKIRDQDRNTRRMRRLANTAPSW
- the LOC130905513 gene encoding SWI/SNF-related matrix-associated actin-dependent regulator of chromatin subfamily B member 1-like isoform X2, yielding MMWSKDWLRCWSFSVGNYLRMFRGSLYKRYPSLWRRLASVEERKKIVASSHATSVTLLKASECEEIFEGNDDKYKAVSISTEPPAYLREQKAKRSSQWVPTLPNSSHHLDAVPCSTTINRNRMGRDKKRTFPLCFDDHDPAVIHENAAQVEVLVPVRLDMEIDGQKLRDAFTWNMNEKLMTPEMFAEILCDDLDLNPLAFVPAITSAIRQQIESYPTDSILEEQADQRVIIKLNIHVGNISLVDQFEWDMSEHENSPESFALKLCSELGLGGEFVTTIAYSIRGQLSWHQRTYAFSENPLPTVEIAIRNTGDADQWCPLLETLTDAEMEKKIRDQDRNTRRMRRLANTAPSW
- the LOC130905513 gene encoding SWI/SNF-related matrix-associated actin-dependent regulator of chromatin subfamily B member 1-like isoform X1; the protein is MQLALSKTFGQKPVKFQLEQDGDFYMVGSEVGNYLRMFRGSLYKRYPSLWRRLASVEERKKIVASSHATSVTLLKASECEEIFEGNDDKYKAVSISTEPPAYLREQKAKRSSQWVPTLPNSSHHLDAVPCSTTINRNRMGRDKKRTFPLCFDDHDPAVIHENAAQVEVLVPVRLDMEIDGQKLRDAFTWNMNEKLMTPEMFAEILCDDLDLNPLAFVPAITSAIRQQIESYPTDSILEEQADQRVIIKLNIHVGNISLVDQFEWDMSEHENSPESFALKLCSELGLGGEFVTTIAYSIRGQLSWHQRTYAFSENPLPTVEIAIRNTGDADQWCPLLETLTDAEMEKKIRDQDRNTRRMRRLANTAPSW